In Novipirellula caenicola, one genomic interval encodes:
- a CDS encoding flagellar hook protein, with translation MAILPVSANRTSTPLMNQRLMFQLNADQLALQRQYDQLSTGRSVLKISDNPAAANRALGLNRTIDRGNQLVRNAESTIGYYDSADTALSQIDNALITARATAVEGANTINSDDEREALALTIREAINSVYTAGNAMFRDQQLLGGILNGGNAYSYVDNDIVYSGRDAVGKTMLGGGELSDINVTASDSLGTNGVFLKGEPLGAALDYDTRLVDMRGGAGVAAGAIELSGGNSTVEVDLSNASTIGDVVDVLSQVKLEGRPLSVKIANDSIEIKYADDLPGTLAIQDTKGSTLASDLSISNPGGLKAPPLTGDRLAPRLTTETKIDDLASGVGVDLSSGLTIKQGNQSFSIDLSDAEKVGDVLIAINRSGADVHAELNEADGSIQLRALRSGVDYSVGENGGNAARALGIRSATELTTLNELGRGRGVVLNTQSEDLVITRPDGVELKLDLEGAETIEDVIGLIRNHPNNQDAARVLVGLNTVGNGIELQAPPGANPMSIRQPQLSNAGTRLGLIPEGEIEAFGETVGSVNQIAGEDYMPRDAGGALDTLLRLETAIRDNDVVEIERLQARLDDDLDRASQTRGKIGVWTRNLQDMKASTETNVIQLTEQLSNEVDADLATVISDLSQRQLALEASMRIIGQTSQLTVLNYL, from the coding sequence ATGGCCATTCTTCCCGTCTCGGCGAATCGCACCAGCACCCCGCTGATGAACCAGCGGTTGATGTTCCAGCTGAACGCGGATCAGTTGGCGTTGCAGCGTCAGTACGATCAATTGTCGACGGGACGCAGTGTCTTAAAAATTTCGGACAATCCGGCGGCAGCCAACCGGGCACTCGGGCTGAATCGCACGATCGATCGTGGCAACCAATTGGTGCGAAATGCCGAATCGACGATCGGCTACTACGATTCGGCCGACACCGCATTGTCGCAAATTGACAATGCGTTGATCACCGCGCGAGCGACGGCGGTCGAGGGCGCCAATACGATCAATTCCGACGATGAACGCGAAGCATTGGCGCTAACGATTCGTGAAGCGATCAACAGCGTGTACACGGCCGGCAACGCGATGTTCCGCGACCAACAACTGCTCGGCGGCATTCTGAACGGCGGAAACGCGTACAGCTACGTCGACAACGATATCGTCTATTCCGGACGTGATGCGGTCGGCAAGACCATGCTTGGGGGCGGCGAGTTATCCGATATCAATGTCACCGCGTCGGATTCGCTCGGGACCAACGGCGTCTTTCTAAAGGGAGAACCGCTCGGTGCGGCGCTTGATTACGATACCCGCTTGGTCGACATGCGTGGTGGCGCCGGGGTCGCGGCGGGCGCGATTGAGTTGTCGGGGGGCAACAGCACGGTCGAGGTCGACCTCAGCAACGCGTCGACGATCGGCGATGTGGTCGATGTGTTGTCGCAAGTGAAATTAGAAGGACGACCGCTGAGCGTGAAAATCGCCAACGATTCGATCGAGATCAAATATGCCGACGATTTGCCCGGAACGTTGGCGATCCAAGACACCAAGGGCAGTACGTTGGCGAGTGATCTATCGATCTCGAATCCCGGCGGATTGAAGGCACCGCCGCTTACCGGAGACCGTCTCGCACCTCGATTGACCACGGAAACCAAGATCGACGATCTGGCGTCCGGCGTCGGAGTGGATTTGAGCAGTGGTCTGACGATCAAGCAGGGAAATCAAAGTTTTTCGATCGATCTAAGCGACGCTGAAAAGGTGGGAGACGTCTTGATCGCGATCAATCGCAGCGGTGCCGACGTGCATGCGGAATTGAATGAGGCCGACGGCAGTATCCAATTGCGTGCCTTGCGAAGCGGGGTGGATTATTCAGTGGGCGAAAACGGTGGCAACGCCGCTCGCGCCTTGGGGATCCGATCGGCGACCGAACTGACGACGCTGAACGAGCTCGGCCGTGGCCGGGGCGTCGTGCTCAATACGCAAAGCGAGGATTTGGTGATCACCCGGCCCGATGGTGTCGAGCTGAAATTGGATCTCGAGGGGGCCGAGACCATTGAGGATGTGATTGGTCTGATTCGCAACCACCCCAACAATCAAGACGCCGCCCGTGTGTTGGTCGGTCTCAATACCGTTGGCAACGGAATCGAGTTGCAGGCTCCGCCGGGAGCCAATCCGATGTCGATTCGCCAACCGCAATTGAGTAATGCGGGAACACGGCTCGGTTTGATCCCCGAAGGCGAAATCGAAGCCTTTGGCGAAACGGTCGGAAGTGTGAACCAGATTGCCGGCGAAGATTACATGCCGCGAGACGCCGGTGGCGCCCTTGATACGCTGCTGCGACTCGAAACGGCCATTCGTGACAACGACGTCGTGGAGATCGAACGCCTGCAGGCCCGATTGGACGATGATTTGGATCGTGCGAGTCAGACGCGAGGCAAAATCGGGGTCTGGACGCGGAACCTGCAAGATATGAAGGCGTCCACCGAAACCAACGTGATCCAGTTGACCGAACAACTTTCCAACGAAGTGGACGCCGATTTGGCGACCGTGATCAGCGATTTGAGTCAGCGGCAATTGGCTTTAGAAGCGTCGATGCGAATCATCGGACAGACTTCACAATTGACCGTTTTGAACTACTTGTAA
- the zwf gene encoding glucose-6-phosphate dehydrogenase, producing the protein MAHTIVIFGASGDLTSRKLIPALFLLFKKNRLPEGSRIVGVSRSHFEHEEWRDALRTTTEKFAGKSFDAEIWNRFSENVFYQAGDIKEAGDFTKLGEFLSSIETEAHTGRVYYLSTMPQLYEEAIKQLGAAGLADDRDGFRRVIIEKPFGTNLKTAQELNRSIHSVFREDQIYRIDHYLGKETVQNIFALRFANSIFEPIWNRNYVDNVQITVAEEVVIGRRAGYYDTSGILRDMFQNHILQLMMITAMEPPARYDSALVRDEKVKVLHSVRRMTGSDFAVNTVRGQYKGYLQEEGVPANSHTETFAALKLYCDNWRWKGVPFYLRSGKGMSCRTTQIVIQFKNVPHILFGEKTRSPLGNRLVIQVQPAEGIQLHFETKVPDSEMKTRTSTLDFSFRQAPGGTSMPDAYQRLLLDSMTGDASLFARSDEVELAWGIIDPIIEAWKSPAAPDLFTYEPGGWGPTEAGEWMHRQKREWFDVCPVLS; encoded by the coding sequence ATGGCTCACACGATCGTTATTTTTGGCGCTTCGGGCGACTTGACCAGCCGAAAGCTGATTCCGGCACTGTTCCTGTTGTTCAAAAAGAATCGCCTGCCCGAGGGATCTCGGATCGTGGGGGTATCGCGAAGTCATTTTGAGCATGAGGAGTGGCGGGATGCACTTCGCACGACGACCGAAAAGTTCGCCGGTAAATCGTTCGACGCGGAAATCTGGAATCGGTTCAGCGAGAACGTCTTCTATCAAGCCGGTGACATCAAAGAGGCCGGTGATTTTACGAAGCTCGGCGAATTCTTAAGTTCGATCGAAACCGAAGCTCACACCGGCCGGGTCTATTATCTGTCGACCATGCCTCAGTTGTACGAGGAAGCAATCAAGCAGCTTGGTGCCGCAGGGTTGGCCGATGACCGCGACGGTTTCCGCCGCGTGATCATCGAAAAACCATTTGGGACCAATTTGAAAACGGCTCAAGAATTGAATCGTTCGATTCATTCGGTTTTTCGTGAAGACCAGATCTATCGTATCGATCATTATCTGGGCAAAGAGACGGTTCAAAACATCTTTGCGTTGCGGTTTGCCAACAGCATTTTTGAACCGATCTGGAATCGCAACTATGTCGACAACGTTCAGATCACGGTGGCCGAAGAAGTCGTGATCGGTCGTCGCGCTGGATATTATGACACGTCAGGAATCCTGCGTGACATGTTCCAAAATCACATCTTGCAATTGATGATGATCACCGCGATGGAACCGCCGGCGCGTTACGATTCGGCGCTTGTGCGTGACGAAAAGGTCAAGGTGTTGCACAGTGTTCGCCGCATGACCGGTAGTGATTTCGCGGTGAATACCGTGCGAGGTCAATACAAAGGGTACCTGCAAGAAGAAGGCGTTCCCGCCAACAGCCATACGGAAACCTTTGCGGCGCTGAAGTTGTACTGCGACAATTGGCGTTGGAAAGGCGTTCCGTTCTACTTGCGAAGCGGCAAGGGCATGTCGTGCCGTACCACGCAAATCGTCATCCAGTTCAAAAATGTGCCTCACATTTTGTTCGGAGAAAAAACGCGTTCGCCGCTAGGCAATCGATTGGTAATTCAAGTGCAACCGGCCGAAGGGATCCAGCTGCATTTCGAAACCAAGGTGCCGGATTCGGAAATGAAGACGCGAACGAGCACGTTGGACTTTAGCTTCCGCCAAGCCCCCGGTGGAACGTCGATGCCCGATGCATACCAACGCTTGCTGTTGGATTCGATGACCGGCGACGCCAGTCTGTTTGCCCGCAGTGATGAAGTCGAATTGGCGTGGGGGATCATTGATCCGATCATCGAGGCATGGAAAAGCCCCGCCGCTCCGGACTTGTTCACCTACGAGCCTGGAGGATGGGGGCCGACCGAAGCGGGCGAGTGGATGCATCGTCAAAAACGCGAATGGTTCGACGTCTGCCCCGTCCTCTCCTAA
- a CDS encoding TerB family tellurite resistance protein: MILIGTMNLTRTRDRGNFYCPTCRTPQPFRLRARRPFLTLYFVPTVPIGAAEEFVQCDSCRSTWDTSVLSMDRQTHEATIESQFRDQAIRAAVLVVLADGEISEAEIEALQTIANDLLERPMDREELGRLCSIAMENKVLAKNYVLTISRGWNQDQRMRALQAMFLAASAEGTLQPEQIAILSDMREILELTDMEYEAAIEEALQWQA; this comes from the coding sequence ATGATTCTGATCGGCACCATGAACCTGACGCGGACGCGTGATCGAGGCAATTTTTACTGCCCGACGTGCCGCACGCCGCAGCCGTTTCGCCTGCGAGCGAGACGACCTTTTTTGACGCTCTACTTCGTCCCCACGGTGCCGATTGGTGCTGCCGAAGAATTCGTGCAGTGCGATAGTTGTCGCAGCACCTGGGACACCAGCGTGTTGAGTATGGATCGACAAACGCACGAAGCGACGATCGAGTCTCAGTTTCGCGACCAAGCGATTCGTGCGGCCGTTTTGGTCGTGCTGGCCGATGGCGAGATCAGCGAAGCCGAGATCGAGGCCCTGCAAACGATCGCCAACGATTTGCTCGAGCGACCGATGGACCGCGAGGAACTCGGACGTTTGTGCAGCATCGCGATGGAAAACAAGGTGCTGGCGAAAAACTACGTGCTGACGATTTCGCGAGGATGGAACCAAGATCAACGGATGCGAGCATTGCAGGCGATGTTTCTTGCCGCGTCGGCCGAGGGAACCCTGCAACCCGAGCAAATCGCGATTCTGTCGGACATGCGCGAGATTCTCGAGTTGACCGACATGGAATACGAAGCGGCAATCGAAGAAGCACTGCAGTGGCAAGCCTAA
- the fliW gene encoding flagellar assembly protein FliW, translating into MRIDTNRFGTLQINADELFLFPQGLIGMETLRQWALLPDPESASVAWLQSASRGDRAIPLISPRAFFSEYRVHISRRELGSLHLRPGSELYVMTTVSGRQGKVTTNLRAPILLNLDHRLGCQVIADNDLPIQQVLQIAATTAQPAGTKTEEIKAALSPQRRAA; encoded by the coding sequence ATGAGAATCGATACGAATCGTTTTGGCACGTTGCAGATCAACGCGGACGAGTTGTTTCTTTTCCCTCAAGGATTGATCGGAATGGAAACGCTTCGCCAATGGGCGTTGCTGCCTGACCCCGAGAGTGCATCGGTGGCGTGGCTGCAAAGTGCTTCGCGAGGCGATCGGGCCATTCCGCTGATCAGCCCGCGAGCGTTTTTCTCGGAGTATCGCGTGCACATCAGCCGCCGGGAACTCGGCAGCTTGCATCTTCGCCCCGGTTCAGAACTCTATGTGATGACGACCGTTTCGGGACGTCAAGGCAAAGTCACGACAAACCTGCGGGCTCCGATTTTGTTGAACTTGGATCACCGTCTCGGTTGCCAAGTGATCGCCGATAACGATCTGCCGATCCAACAAGTGCTGCAGATCGCCGCCACCACGGCGCAACCCGCCGGGACCAAGACGGAAGAGATCAAAGCCGCGCTATCGCCACAGCGCCGGGCTGCCTAA